From a region of the Cyprinus carpio isolate SPL01 chromosome A18, ASM1834038v1, whole genome shotgun sequence genome:
- the LOC109065548 gene encoding FERM domain-containing protein 4A-like isoform X6, with the protein MEAMLVSLGDSICVRHSALLDVTSAALRRLRHTHIRAPDILVRAVYQMTEGRRCQVHLLDDRKLELLVQPKLMAKDLLDLVASHFNLKEKEYFGISYVDETGHFSWLQLDRRVLEHEFPKKSGPIVLYFCVRFYIESISYLKDNATIELFFLNAKSCIYKELIEVDSEVVFELASYILQEAKGDFTSNDATRSDLKKLPALPTQALKEHPSLAYCEDRVIEHYKKLSGQSRGQAIVNYMSIVESLPTYGVHYYAVKDKQGIPWWLGLSYKGIFQYDYQDKVKPRKVFQWRQLENLYFREKKFSVEVHDPRRASVTRRTFGHSGIAVHTWYACPTLIKSIWAMAISQHQFYLDRKQSKSKIHAARSLNEIAIDLTETGTLKTSKLANMGSKGKIISGSSGSLLSSGSQESDSSQTAKKDMLAALRARQEALEETLRQRIEELKSICIREAELTGKLPKEYPLDPGEEPPTVRRKIGTAFKLDEQKILPKGEEEELERLEREFAIQSQITEAARRLASDPHISSKKLKKQRKTSYLNALKKLQDIENGINEHRVRSGKKPTQRASLIIEEANIGSEDSSLSDALVLDDDDPQVTGTPTFSPAASPHKGLPPRPPSHSRPPPPQSLDGLRHLHYQRSDYDKSPIKPRMWSESSLDEPYERVKKRSSHSSSHRRFPSTGSCEAGGSNSLQNSPVRSLPHWNSQSSMPSTPDLRTRSYVHSASITQPFRGRSSSLESQGKLLSLEADTEPGLSPDLFLSGPQRTGSNGSVVPDDCSSCTSHSSSEHYYPSSISNPNYCTLAEDSPSKARQRQRQRHKSAGHLGASSSGSMPNLAARNGSTHGGVCGSHQGVYLHSQSQPSSQYRIKEYPLYTEGSSPNAVVVRSLENDQEGHYSVKAQFKTSNSYTAGGLYKEGWGSGEDGEVGGGSGRLTPSRSQIVRTPSLGREGGGGGRAAVSEELRCWYQRSSGSLKEHSRVTHTSSNASDGRGGRIGTLVKGSPAASPHSQRSGTPCSDPAATPPCSPQHILNWQSGDTTESPPNEDRSPSHQSTEQ; encoded by the exons ccCAAGCTAATGGCAAAGGATCTTCTGGACTTGGTGGCATCCCATTTCAACCTGAAGGAGAAGGAATATTTTGGAATCTCTTATGTAGATGAAAC GGGTCATTTCAGCTGGTTGCAGTTAGATCGTCGTGTTCTGGAACACGAGTTTCCTAAGAAATCTGGACCCATTGTGCTTTACTTCTGCGTTAG GTTCTACATAGAAAGTATTTCTTACCTTAAGGACAATGCCACAATAGAGTTGTTCTTCCTCAATGCTAAGTCCTGCATCTATAAG GAGCTCATAGAGGTGGACAGCGAGGTGGTGTTTGAACTGGCCTCCTATATCTTACAG GAAGCTAAAGGAGACTTCACGAG taatgaTGCTACTAGGTCTGATCTGAAGAAACTGCCAGCATTGCCTACACAAGCACTGAAGGAGCACCCTTCACTTGCATactg tgAGGACCGGGTAATTGAGCACTATAAGAAGCTAAGTGGACAGTCCAGAGGCCAGGCAATTGTCAA TTATATGAGTATAGTGGAGTCGTTACCCACATATGGAGTGCATTATTACGCTGTTAAG gaTAAGCAGGGTATCCCGTGGTGGCTGGGTTTGAGTTATAAAGGCATTTTTCAATATGACTACCAGGACAAAGTCAAACCAAGAAAG GTGTTCCAATGGAGACAGTTGGAGAACCTGTACTTCAGGGAGAAGAAGTTCTCAGTGGAAGTCCATGACCCGAGAAG GGCGTCGGTTACGCGGAGGACGTTTGGTCACAGTGGCATCGCCGTGCACACCTGGTACGCCTGTCCCACCCTCATCAAATCCATCTGGGCCATGGCCATTAGCCAACACCAGTTCTACCTGGACCGCAAACAGAGCAaa agTAAGATCCACGCAGCACGCAGTCTGAATGAGATAGCCATAGACCTGACAGAAACAGGAACCCTCAAGACTTCCAAACTGGCCAACATGGGCAGCAAAGGCAAAATCATCAGCGGCAGTAGCGGAAGCCTGTTGTCCTCAG gctctCAAGAGTCGGATAGCTCCCAGACCGCTAAGAAGGACATGTTGGCAGCTCTGAGGGCCAGACAGGAAGCTCTGGAGGAGACGCTGAGACAGAGAATAGAGGAACTCAAGAGCATCTGCATCAGAGAAGCG GAGCTGACAGGAAAACTTCCGAAAGAGTACCCTCTCGACCCCGGGGAGGAGCCGCCCACCGTCAGACGTAAAATTGGCACTGCCTTCAAACTAGACGAGCAGAAGATCCTGCCCAAAGGAGAG GAAGAGGAATTGGAGCGATTGGAGAGGGAATTTGCCATCCAGTCTCAGATAACAGAGGCAGCGCGGCGGTTAGCATCAGATCCTCACATCAGCAGCAAAAAGCTGAAGAAACAGAGGAAGACGTCGTATCTGAACGCTCTGAAGAAGCTGCAAGACATCGAGAATGGCATCAACGAGCACCGCGTTCGCTCTGGGAAGAAACCCACACAGCGTGCCTCTTTAATCATAGAGG AAGCGAATATTGGCTCAGAGGACAGTTCATTGTCTGACGCCCTGGTGCTGGATGATG ATGACCCCCAGGTGACAGGAACCCCCACGTTCTCTCCGGCTGCCTCCCCACACAAAGGTCTCCCTCCCCGACCCCCGTCCCACAGCCGGCCGCCTCCCCCACAGTCCCTGGACGGACTGAGACACCTGCACTACCAACGCAGTGACTACGACAAGTCCCCGATCAAACCGCGCATGTGGAGCGAAAGCTCTTTAGACGAACCCTATGAACGGGTGAAGAAACGTTCCTCACACTCTAG TAGTCACAGGCGGTTCCCCAGCACTGGCAGCTGTGAGGCCGGAGGGAGCAACTCTCTCCAGAACAGCCCTGTGCGCTCGCTCCCTCACTGGAACAGCCAGTCCAGCATGCCCTCTACCCCTGACCTGAGAACACGGAGCTACGTCCACTCGGCCAG tatAACTCAGCCATTCCGTGGCCGAAGTTCCAGTTTAGAGTCTCAGGGGAAGCTGCTATCCTTGGAGGCGGACACAGAGCCGGGACTTAGCCCTGACCTGTTTCTATCAGGACCACAGAGGACAGGAAGCAATGGCTCTGTTGTCCCCGACGACTGCTCATCTTGCACCAGCCACTCCAGTTCAGAACATTACTACCCCTCATCCATCTCCAACCCTAACTACTGTACGCTGGCTGAGGACTCGCCCTCCAAAGCCCGACAACGGCAGCGGCAGCGTCACAAGTCTGCCGGACACCTGGGTGCGTCCAGTTCTGGCAGTATGCCCAACCTAGCAGCCCGCAACGGGAGCACCCACGGAGGGGTGTGCGGAAGCCATCAGGGGGTTTACCTCCACAGCCAGAGCCAACCTTCCTCACAGTATCGCATCAAAGAGTACCCACTGTACACGGAGGGCAGCAGCCCCAACGCCGTGGTTGTCCGCAGCCTGGAGAATGACCAGGAGGGGCACTATAGTGTCAAGGCACAGTTCAAGACCTCCAACTCATACACAGCTGGGGGGCTTTATAAGGAGGGGTGGGGCTCCGGGGAGGATGGGGAAGTGGGTGGTGGCAGCGGGAGGTTGACGCCCTCACGCTCACAGATTGTGAGGACTCCATCTCTAGGCAgggaaggaggaggagggggacGGGCAGCGGTGTCAGAGGAGCTGCGGTGCTGGTACCAGCGCTCTTCTGGATCACTGAAGGAGCACAGCCGTGTCACGCACACCAGCTCCAATGCTTCAGACGGCCGTGGAGGACGAATAGGGACACTAGTGAAGGGGTCACCAG ctgcaTCTCCACACAGTCAGAGGAGTGGAACTCCCTGCAGTGACCCTGCAGCTACACCCCCCTGCAGCCCTCAACACATACTCAACTGGCAGAGCGG TGATACGACTGAAAGTCCTCCTAATGAAGACCGTTCTCCCTCTCACCAAAGCACTGAACAGTAG
- the LOC109065548 gene encoding FERM domain-containing protein 4A-like isoform X2, with protein sequence MEAMLVSLGDSICVRHSALLDVTSAALRRLRHTHIRAPDILVRAVYQMTEGRRCQVHLLDDRKLELLVQPKLMAKDLLDLVASHFNLKEKEYFGISYVDETGHFSWLQLDRRVLEHEFPKKSGPIVLYFCVRFYIESISYLKDNATIELFFLNAKSCIYKELIEVDSEVVFELASYILQEAKGDFTSNDATRSDLKKLPALPTQALKEHPSLAYCEDRVIEHYKKLSGQSRGQAIVNYMSIVESLPTYGVHYYAVKDKQGIPWWLGLSYKGIFQYDYQDKVKPRKVFQWRQLENLYFREKKFSVEVHDPRRASVTRRTFGHSGIAVHTWYACPTLIKSIWAMAISQHQFYLDRKQSKSKIHAARSLNEIAIDLTETGTLKTSKLANMGSKGKIISGSSGSLLSSGSQESDSSQTAKKDMLAALRARQEALEETLRQRIEELKSICIREAELTGKLPKEYPLDPGEEPPTVRRKIGTAFKLDEQKILPKGEEEELERLEREFAIQSQITEAARRLASDPHISSKKLKKQRKTSYLNALKKLQDIENGINEHRVRSGKKPTQRASLIIEEANIGSEDSSLSDALVLDDDDPQVTGTPTFSPAASPHKGLPPRPPSHSRPPPPQSLDGLRHLHYQRSDYDKSPIKPRMWSESSLDEPYERVKKRSSHSSSSHRRFPSTGSCEAGGSNSLQNSPVRSLPHWNSQSSMPSTPDLRTRSYVHSASITQPFRGRSSSLESQGKLLSLEADTEPGLSPDLFLSGPQRTGSNGSVVPDDCSSCTSHSSSEHYYPSSISNPNYCTLAEDSPSKARQRQRQRHKSAGHLGASSSGSMPNLAARNGSTHGGVCGSHQGVYLHSQSQPSSQYRIKEYPLYTEGSSPNAVVVRSLENDQEGHYSVKAQFKTSNSYTAGGLYKEGWGSGEDGEVGGGSGRLTPSRSQIVRTPSLGREGGGGGRAAVSEELRCWYQRSSGSLKEHSRVTHTSSNASDGRGGRIGTLVKGSPAASPHSQRSGTPCSDPAATPPCSPQHILNWQSGSPFTDSCFLSSPLCSEIVDVQWYGHEKAKPGTLV encoded by the exons ccCAAGCTAATGGCAAAGGATCTTCTGGACTTGGTGGCATCCCATTTCAACCTGAAGGAGAAGGAATATTTTGGAATCTCTTATGTAGATGAAAC GGGTCATTTCAGCTGGTTGCAGTTAGATCGTCGTGTTCTGGAACACGAGTTTCCTAAGAAATCTGGACCCATTGTGCTTTACTTCTGCGTTAG GTTCTACATAGAAAGTATTTCTTACCTTAAGGACAATGCCACAATAGAGTTGTTCTTCCTCAATGCTAAGTCCTGCATCTATAAG GAGCTCATAGAGGTGGACAGCGAGGTGGTGTTTGAACTGGCCTCCTATATCTTACAG GAAGCTAAAGGAGACTTCACGAG taatgaTGCTACTAGGTCTGATCTGAAGAAACTGCCAGCATTGCCTACACAAGCACTGAAGGAGCACCCTTCACTTGCATactg tgAGGACCGGGTAATTGAGCACTATAAGAAGCTAAGTGGACAGTCCAGAGGCCAGGCAATTGTCAA TTATATGAGTATAGTGGAGTCGTTACCCACATATGGAGTGCATTATTACGCTGTTAAG gaTAAGCAGGGTATCCCGTGGTGGCTGGGTTTGAGTTATAAAGGCATTTTTCAATATGACTACCAGGACAAAGTCAAACCAAGAAAG GTGTTCCAATGGAGACAGTTGGAGAACCTGTACTTCAGGGAGAAGAAGTTCTCAGTGGAAGTCCATGACCCGAGAAG GGCGTCGGTTACGCGGAGGACGTTTGGTCACAGTGGCATCGCCGTGCACACCTGGTACGCCTGTCCCACCCTCATCAAATCCATCTGGGCCATGGCCATTAGCCAACACCAGTTCTACCTGGACCGCAAACAGAGCAaa agTAAGATCCACGCAGCACGCAGTCTGAATGAGATAGCCATAGACCTGACAGAAACAGGAACCCTCAAGACTTCCAAACTGGCCAACATGGGCAGCAAAGGCAAAATCATCAGCGGCAGTAGCGGAAGCCTGTTGTCCTCAG gctctCAAGAGTCGGATAGCTCCCAGACCGCTAAGAAGGACATGTTGGCAGCTCTGAGGGCCAGACAGGAAGCTCTGGAGGAGACGCTGAGACAGAGAATAGAGGAACTCAAGAGCATCTGCATCAGAGAAGCG GAGCTGACAGGAAAACTTCCGAAAGAGTACCCTCTCGACCCCGGGGAGGAGCCGCCCACCGTCAGACGTAAAATTGGCACTGCCTTCAAACTAGACGAGCAGAAGATCCTGCCCAAAGGAGAG GAAGAGGAATTGGAGCGATTGGAGAGGGAATTTGCCATCCAGTCTCAGATAACAGAGGCAGCGCGGCGGTTAGCATCAGATCCTCACATCAGCAGCAAAAAGCTGAAGAAACAGAGGAAGACGTCGTATCTGAACGCTCTGAAGAAGCTGCAAGACATCGAGAATGGCATCAACGAGCACCGCGTTCGCTCTGGGAAGAAACCCACACAGCGTGCCTCTTTAATCATAGAGG AAGCGAATATTGGCTCAGAGGACAGTTCATTGTCTGACGCCCTGGTGCTGGATGATG ATGACCCCCAGGTGACAGGAACCCCCACGTTCTCTCCGGCTGCCTCCCCACACAAAGGTCTCCCTCCCCGACCCCCGTCCCACAGCCGGCCGCCTCCCCCACAGTCCCTGGACGGACTGAGACACCTGCACTACCAACGCAGTGACTACGACAAGTCCCCGATCAAACCGCGCATGTGGAGCGAAAGCTCTTTAGACGAACCCTATGAACGGGTGAAGAAACGTTCCTCACACTCTAG CAGTAGTCACAGGCGGTTCCCCAGCACTGGCAGCTGTGAGGCCGGAGGGAGCAACTCTCTCCAGAACAGCCCTGTGCGCTCGCTCCCTCACTGGAACAGCCAGTCCAGCATGCCCTCTACCCCTGACCTGAGAACACGGAGCTACGTCCACTCGGCCAG tatAACTCAGCCATTCCGTGGCCGAAGTTCCAGTTTAGAGTCTCAGGGGAAGCTGCTATCCTTGGAGGCGGACACAGAGCCGGGACTTAGCCCTGACCTGTTTCTATCAGGACCACAGAGGACAGGAAGCAATGGCTCTGTTGTCCCCGACGACTGCTCATCTTGCACCAGCCACTCCAGTTCAGAACATTACTACCCCTCATCCATCTCCAACCCTAACTACTGTACGCTGGCTGAGGACTCGCCCTCCAAAGCCCGACAACGGCAGCGGCAGCGTCACAAGTCTGCCGGACACCTGGGTGCGTCCAGTTCTGGCAGTATGCCCAACCTAGCAGCCCGCAACGGGAGCACCCACGGAGGGGTGTGCGGAAGCCATCAGGGGGTTTACCTCCACAGCCAGAGCCAACCTTCCTCACAGTATCGCATCAAAGAGTACCCACTGTACACGGAGGGCAGCAGCCCCAACGCCGTGGTTGTCCGCAGCCTGGAGAATGACCAGGAGGGGCACTATAGTGTCAAGGCACAGTTCAAGACCTCCAACTCATACACAGCTGGGGGGCTTTATAAGGAGGGGTGGGGCTCCGGGGAGGATGGGGAAGTGGGTGGTGGCAGCGGGAGGTTGACGCCCTCACGCTCACAGATTGTGAGGACTCCATCTCTAGGCAgggaaggaggaggagggggacGGGCAGCGGTGTCAGAGGAGCTGCGGTGCTGGTACCAGCGCTCTTCTGGATCACTGAAGGAGCACAGCCGTGTCACGCACACCAGCTCCAATGCTTCAGACGGCCGTGGAGGACGAATAGGGACACTAGTGAAGGGGTCACCAG ctgcaTCTCCACACAGTCAGAGGAGTGGAACTCCCTGCAGTGACCCTGCAGCTACACCCCCCTGCAGCCCTCAACACATACTCAACTGGCAGAGCGG ATCGCCGTTCACCGATAGTTGTTTCCTGAGCAGTCCCCTGTGCTCTGAGATAGTGGACGTACAATGGTACGGGCACGAGAAGGCAAAGCCGGGAACACTCGTCTAA
- the LOC109065548 gene encoding FERM domain-containing protein 4A-like isoform X1 — protein sequence MEAMLVSLGDSICVRHSALLDVTSAALRRLRHTHIRAPDILVRAVYQMTEGRRCQVHLLDDRKLELLVQPKLMAKDLLDLVASHFNLKEKEYFGISYVDETGHFSWLQLDRRVLEHEFPKKSGPIVLYFCVRFYIESISYLKDNATIELFFLNAKSCIYKELIEVDSEVVFELASYILQEAKGDFTSNDATRSDLKKLPALPTQALKEHPSLAYCEDRVIEHYKKLSGQSRGQAIVNYMSIVESLPTYGVHYYAVKDKQGIPWWLGLSYKGIFQYDYQDKVKPRKVFQWRQLENLYFREKKFSVEVHDPRSRASVTRRTFGHSGIAVHTWYACPTLIKSIWAMAISQHQFYLDRKQSKSKIHAARSLNEIAIDLTETGTLKTSKLANMGSKGKIISGSSGSLLSSGSQESDSSQTAKKDMLAALRARQEALEETLRQRIEELKSICIREAELTGKLPKEYPLDPGEEPPTVRRKIGTAFKLDEQKILPKGEEEELERLEREFAIQSQITEAARRLASDPHISSKKLKKQRKTSYLNALKKLQDIENGINEHRVRSGKKPTQRASLIIEEANIGSEDSSLSDALVLDDDDPQVTGTPTFSPAASPHKGLPPRPPSHSRPPPPQSLDGLRHLHYQRSDYDKSPIKPRMWSESSLDEPYERVKKRSSHSSSSHRRFPSTGSCEAGGSNSLQNSPVRSLPHWNSQSSMPSTPDLRTRSYVHSASITQPFRGRSSSLESQGKLLSLEADTEPGLSPDLFLSGPQRTGSNGSVVPDDCSSCTSHSSSEHYYPSSISNPNYCTLAEDSPSKARQRQRQRHKSAGHLGASSSGSMPNLAARNGSTHGGVCGSHQGVYLHSQSQPSSQYRIKEYPLYTEGSSPNAVVVRSLENDQEGHYSVKAQFKTSNSYTAGGLYKEGWGSGEDGEVGGGSGRLTPSRSQIVRTPSLGREGGGGGRAAVSEELRCWYQRSSGSLKEHSRVTHTSSNASDGRGGRIGTLVKGSPAASPHSQRSGTPCSDPAATPPCSPQHILNWQSGSPFTDSCFLSSPLCSEIVDVQWYGHEKAKPGTLV from the exons ccCAAGCTAATGGCAAAGGATCTTCTGGACTTGGTGGCATCCCATTTCAACCTGAAGGAGAAGGAATATTTTGGAATCTCTTATGTAGATGAAAC GGGTCATTTCAGCTGGTTGCAGTTAGATCGTCGTGTTCTGGAACACGAGTTTCCTAAGAAATCTGGACCCATTGTGCTTTACTTCTGCGTTAG GTTCTACATAGAAAGTATTTCTTACCTTAAGGACAATGCCACAATAGAGTTGTTCTTCCTCAATGCTAAGTCCTGCATCTATAAG GAGCTCATAGAGGTGGACAGCGAGGTGGTGTTTGAACTGGCCTCCTATATCTTACAG GAAGCTAAAGGAGACTTCACGAG taatgaTGCTACTAGGTCTGATCTGAAGAAACTGCCAGCATTGCCTACACAAGCACTGAAGGAGCACCCTTCACTTGCATactg tgAGGACCGGGTAATTGAGCACTATAAGAAGCTAAGTGGACAGTCCAGAGGCCAGGCAATTGTCAA TTATATGAGTATAGTGGAGTCGTTACCCACATATGGAGTGCATTATTACGCTGTTAAG gaTAAGCAGGGTATCCCGTGGTGGCTGGGTTTGAGTTATAAAGGCATTTTTCAATATGACTACCAGGACAAAGTCAAACCAAGAAAG GTGTTCCAATGGAGACAGTTGGAGAACCTGTACTTCAGGGAGAAGAAGTTCTCAGTGGAAGTCCATGACCCGAGAAG CAGGGCGTCGGTTACGCGGAGGACGTTTGGTCACAGTGGCATCGCCGTGCACACCTGGTACGCCTGTCCCACCCTCATCAAATCCATCTGGGCCATGGCCATTAGCCAACACCAGTTCTACCTGGACCGCAAACAGAGCAaa agTAAGATCCACGCAGCACGCAGTCTGAATGAGATAGCCATAGACCTGACAGAAACAGGAACCCTCAAGACTTCCAAACTGGCCAACATGGGCAGCAAAGGCAAAATCATCAGCGGCAGTAGCGGAAGCCTGTTGTCCTCAG gctctCAAGAGTCGGATAGCTCCCAGACCGCTAAGAAGGACATGTTGGCAGCTCTGAGGGCCAGACAGGAAGCTCTGGAGGAGACGCTGAGACAGAGAATAGAGGAACTCAAGAGCATCTGCATCAGAGAAGCG GAGCTGACAGGAAAACTTCCGAAAGAGTACCCTCTCGACCCCGGGGAGGAGCCGCCCACCGTCAGACGTAAAATTGGCACTGCCTTCAAACTAGACGAGCAGAAGATCCTGCCCAAAGGAGAG GAAGAGGAATTGGAGCGATTGGAGAGGGAATTTGCCATCCAGTCTCAGATAACAGAGGCAGCGCGGCGGTTAGCATCAGATCCTCACATCAGCAGCAAAAAGCTGAAGAAACAGAGGAAGACGTCGTATCTGAACGCTCTGAAGAAGCTGCAAGACATCGAGAATGGCATCAACGAGCACCGCGTTCGCTCTGGGAAGAAACCCACACAGCGTGCCTCTTTAATCATAGAGG AAGCGAATATTGGCTCAGAGGACAGTTCATTGTCTGACGCCCTGGTGCTGGATGATG ATGACCCCCAGGTGACAGGAACCCCCACGTTCTCTCCGGCTGCCTCCCCACACAAAGGTCTCCCTCCCCGACCCCCGTCCCACAGCCGGCCGCCTCCCCCACAGTCCCTGGACGGACTGAGACACCTGCACTACCAACGCAGTGACTACGACAAGTCCCCGATCAAACCGCGCATGTGGAGCGAAAGCTCTTTAGACGAACCCTATGAACGGGTGAAGAAACGTTCCTCACACTCTAG CAGTAGTCACAGGCGGTTCCCCAGCACTGGCAGCTGTGAGGCCGGAGGGAGCAACTCTCTCCAGAACAGCCCTGTGCGCTCGCTCCCTCACTGGAACAGCCAGTCCAGCATGCCCTCTACCCCTGACCTGAGAACACGGAGCTACGTCCACTCGGCCAG tatAACTCAGCCATTCCGTGGCCGAAGTTCCAGTTTAGAGTCTCAGGGGAAGCTGCTATCCTTGGAGGCGGACACAGAGCCGGGACTTAGCCCTGACCTGTTTCTATCAGGACCACAGAGGACAGGAAGCAATGGCTCTGTTGTCCCCGACGACTGCTCATCTTGCACCAGCCACTCCAGTTCAGAACATTACTACCCCTCATCCATCTCCAACCCTAACTACTGTACGCTGGCTGAGGACTCGCCCTCCAAAGCCCGACAACGGCAGCGGCAGCGTCACAAGTCTGCCGGACACCTGGGTGCGTCCAGTTCTGGCAGTATGCCCAACCTAGCAGCCCGCAACGGGAGCACCCACGGAGGGGTGTGCGGAAGCCATCAGGGGGTTTACCTCCACAGCCAGAGCCAACCTTCCTCACAGTATCGCATCAAAGAGTACCCACTGTACACGGAGGGCAGCAGCCCCAACGCCGTGGTTGTCCGCAGCCTGGAGAATGACCAGGAGGGGCACTATAGTGTCAAGGCACAGTTCAAGACCTCCAACTCATACACAGCTGGGGGGCTTTATAAGGAGGGGTGGGGCTCCGGGGAGGATGGGGAAGTGGGTGGTGGCAGCGGGAGGTTGACGCCCTCACGCTCACAGATTGTGAGGACTCCATCTCTAGGCAgggaaggaggaggagggggacGGGCAGCGGTGTCAGAGGAGCTGCGGTGCTGGTACCAGCGCTCTTCTGGATCACTGAAGGAGCACAGCCGTGTCACGCACACCAGCTCCAATGCTTCAGACGGCCGTGGAGGACGAATAGGGACACTAGTGAAGGGGTCACCAG ctgcaTCTCCACACAGTCAGAGGAGTGGAACTCCCTGCAGTGACCCTGCAGCTACACCCCCCTGCAGCCCTCAACACATACTCAACTGGCAGAGCGG ATCGCCGTTCACCGATAGTTGTTTCCTGAGCAGTCCCCTGTGCTCTGAGATAGTGGACGTACAATGGTACGGGCACGAGAAGGCAAAGCCGGGAACACTCGTCTAA